CATCGTTTTCATCCCGCCAAGACGGGCCGCATTGATCCCCTTGATGACATTGTCACTGTTCCCCGAGGTCGACAGCCCGACAGCAACATCGCCCCGGCGACCGAGCGCTTCGATCTGGCGCGAGAAGACCTCGTCAAACCCGTAGTCATTGCCGACACTGGTAAGAATGGAGGTGTCCGTTGTCAGGGCAACCGAACTGAGGGCGCGGCGATCCTTGACGAAACGCCCGACAAATTCGGCAGCCAGATGCTGGCTGTCAGAGGCACTGCCACCATTGCCGAACCAGAAGATGCAATGTCCGCCCTTTAGGCACTCGGCCAGAGCCTTGGCCATGCGCACGATCGTTTCGGCATGAACACTCGCCACCATCTCGATGACCGCTTGATGCTCGGAAACCCTGCGCCCGATCAGGGCCTCCAGCGCGTCGCCCGGCTGCCTATCCCACTTTTTGGAGACTTGCGTTCTCATCATGAAACTACTTTCAGAAGTCTGGGCCGGATCCAAGGAACCGGTGTCCCAGAACAAAGTGGGGCCAACACTTTCTGACGTGTTCCGGACCCTGCCCACCATGCCCGAAACACAAAACTCACGCGGAACCGTCCGACCGAAACCGATCAGATATAATTGGTCAGTGACAGCTGATACATCATCGAAGCGGCCTGATAGGATGCCTCGATGGTGTTTCTGAGCGTCATGATCTTGGCTGCAACCTCCTCGTTGTCGATACCGACGATCTCGTCTGACGTGGTCTGCAACACGCTGTTTGTCGTCATGTGCCGCTCGTCGGCCTCGGACATCAGCTTGTTGGCAACAGCAATCTCGGTCTGCACCGTCTTGACCACATCATCCTGCTGCACCGCCGACAGCTTGGAAGAAATAGCATCCGCAAAAGCAGTATAGCGGTTTTTATCAAGAGTACTGTCTTGGTCATAAGTCGGTAGCGAAAAGGCTGAGACATAGGCCAACTGTCGGGCAAGACTGTCCTCGTTGGCCCTTGCGCCGTAGGAAATTTTCAAGTTCTTGTCGATCAGGGCCGTTGCGGTGTCGCGGGAGTCATTCGCGTTGTTGTCTCCCACATACCAGTTGACCGTCGGCTTGCCCGCCGCAGTTGCCGTGTCGAGCGTTGTCGCAGTTGCCGGATCGGCTCCGACAACGCGTTTTGGCTCGCCATCTCCGGAGGTCAGATAGAAGTCGAGCGAGGCCTGAATGCGCGAAGCCGCCTCGCCATCAACCTGAACATTCTCCGTGATCTTCTGCGCCAGAATGGATTCGATGGCCGCCGCCACAGCATCCGGCGTGCCATTCACCGTGAACTCGCCTTCCGTTGCGTCCGACAGCCCATCCACCGCCGTCAGATGGATGATCTCGGTCGAGCCATCCGGCAAGGTGAGATTGAAATTGAGCACCTCGCCGGGATTGGGCGTGCCACTGAGTGCAATATCGATGCTCGGCGGACTACCCACCGGGCCGGTCACAGTGGTGTTGCTGAGCGTACTGGTCACCGCATCAAGCTTGTAGCCAAAATCCGTGAGTTGCTCGGAAAGCGTCACGGTCGACCCGACGGTCGAGAGCGAAAGGCGCCCCATACCATCGGCCCCGGCATCGGCAAGGATGCGCTCGTCGGTCACCGTGATCAGACCGTCTGCCCCGCTCTTGCCATAGAGGATTTCATCGAAACTGACCGTTGGCTGAATCTCGGACGTCGTTCCCGAGAAAACGAAATTTCCGCCAATCTCGGAATCGAGTAGGCCGAGCATCTCGCGGGCATAGGTGTCCGCAATCGCCTGCCCCGCAGACTGGTTCTTCGAGGTCATACTGAATTCGGTTGCCGTCGCCGAGCCGCTCACGTCCGAGCCGATCTCCACGATCCGTTCGAGCGCAAGGTTCATGACCGAGATCTGAAGCTGGGCCTGTTCAATCGTCGAGCGATAGCCCGAAATCGCGGTGATCTGCGAGCGCAGATTGAGAGACTGGCTGACAACCTTGCCCAGACCGCTGAAATTCTGCGATTTTTTGCCCGTAGCGAGCTGCACCGACAATTCCTGCAGCCTGTCGCCGTTGTTGGCCAGCACATTCATCATCAGCGTCGACGAATAGCCGTTAAGTGCGTTGATCATGCGTTATACTCTCCAGCTCAGATCCGCAGCAGGGCGTCCATCATTTCCTTGACGGCGGTCATGACGCGGGCGTTGGCCGAATAGGCCGTTTGTAGTTCAAGCAGATTGGCAAGTTCGGTATCCACATCAACCTTGGCGCCGTCCTCAAACCGCTGCTGAACATTGTTCATCACGATTTCCTGGCCTTCGTGTCGGGTCTTTGCGGCCGAGGCCTGCTCTGCCTGATAGGAAATGAACTGCCGGGCATACTCATCCACGGTCATGGTGACGGGCGATCCGTCGGTCTGATAGCCGAAGGTCAGATCGAGATTGGTCAGGGCATCGTAGAGCGCCTCTGGGCGCGTCTGGTCAGCATCGCCGATACCGCTGCTGTATTTGACGAGCAGCGTCTGATCGTTGATCAGATCCGGATTGACCGTAATCCGCCCGGCAAAGCCTGTCTGCTGTCTCTGGCCGTCGACACTGCCGGTGTAAAGTCCCGGCCCCTGACCACCATCGACAAAGAATGGCAGGGCACCGGCCTGATCCTGTAGCCCGGTTGCGGTGACACTTGCGTCGAGCGCCAGCACATTGACCGTGTTGGCCGCGCCATCATCAAGAATCTGGATCGTGCTGCCAGACGGGTTGCTGACACTGAATGCGCCGCCGAGTGCTGTCTGAATCTGCGTCGCGACACTTGCCATCCCACCCGAGAAATCAATCCCGTAGACCGTATCGTCATTGCGCGCCGTAACATCGTCACCAAGCGGCAAGGATGTGGCCGAATCCACCCGAACGAAGGTCACCACATGAGTTTCGCCAGTACCCACATCTTCATAGGACAGCGTGACCTCATTGCCCGATTGCAGGGCGGCGAGATCAACATCGAAGCCAGCCTGAAGACCGGACGTCGCAGCCGTGCCTTCAACATCATATTTGCTGAAAGCATCGGCCAGCCCGTCGGCGAGATTGTCCAGCTGATTTTGCGCCTCGACCAGCAGGTCATCCCTGAGCTCAAGCAGTGCGCCAATTTTACCGCTGTTAAAATCGCTCGTGTTTGTGACGTCATATAGCGCGCCGGTGTTGCTCTTCAGATAGATGGACCCAAGCTTGCTGAGCGCGGGATCACTGTCCCATTCGGTCTGCGGCGCAACGGCCCCATTGGCGGTGAATTCGAACTCCACCGCCGCCTGATCATAAACAGTCAGCCCGTTGGCAAGAGAGATCGAGACCGAATTGTCCTTGCCATGCTCGACGCGAACCGGAACGAGTTCAGACAATTTGGTGATCAGCTGATCGCGCTGATCCATCAAACCGGCAGGATTGTCACCCTGCTGCGAGAAGGCCTGGATCTGCTTGTCGAGGGTCTGGATGTCCTGAAGATATCCATTGAGCTCCTGGACCGAGGCTTCAATGGCGAGTTCCGCATCCTGCCGCAGCTCCTGCAGCGTCTCGGATGCCTCGTTCATCCTCTGCGTCAGCACAGAGGCCGTATGCAGAACCTCAAGCCTTGAAGCAGCATCATCGGGGATCGTCTGCAAGGCCTGCAGCGAACTGGCAAAGTCGTTGACCAGCGCATCAAGCGCGTTGCCGTCGCCGGGCGTGCCAAAAATGGCATCGACCTGCTGCAGATAGTCATGGATAGTACTCGTGTAGCCTGTCGCTGCTGTTTCGGTCCAATATTGCTTCTGTGCCACCAGATCCAGCGAGCGACGGACGTCCGTATCGATGACGCTCGTCACATCACCGTTGAGAACAATTTCCTCACGATTGCTAAGCTTGCGCGTATAGCCGACCGTGTTCGCATTGGTCACGTTCGACGCAACGATCTCAAGCTCGCGGTTGGTCGTCCGCAAGCCGGATTGTGCAATGGAAAGAGCAGTTTGAAGCGCCATCGGATCCCTTCCGGATCACTCTTTCCCGCAACACTCCAAAGAGGGCACGGGAAAGAGAGAGTGTTCAGCCAAGATTAGCGGATCACCTGCATGACCTCGGAGAGCATGTCTCGCGCGGTCGTCAGAACGCGGGTGTTGGCCGAATAGGCCTGCTGGGAGACGATCATCTTCGAGAATTCATCCGCGATATCGACGTTGGCCGATTCAAGTGAGGAACCACGAATGGAACCGGTCGCACCCAGAATGGCCTCGCCAGAATCCTCGGTCGCCCGGAAGGCACCGCCACTCTCACGCGCCAGATAGTTGTCACCATCGAACGACGCCAGAATGATCTCGGCCATGGAGCTGGATTTGCCGTTCGAATAGTTGGCAACGATTGCCCCTGAATTGTCGATGCTGATGCTGGTCTGCTCACCGGCAGCCGCGCCATCCTGCGACAGGTTCATGTTGGCCACACCGGTCTGGGTGGCATAGGCCGTGATCCCATCTCCGCCATGATCAAGGATGATGTTACCCATCGCAATACCATCAACGGTCATGGCCGTGATCGTCACATTTGTCGTCGGAGCGGTCATGGAACCGGCAGAATCGAAGACATAGTCGGTCCCCACGTTGACCCATTTGGTGGCCGTACCGGTTGCCGTGGAGTCGGACTTGTAGAACAGGTTCCACGTGTCCGGAGAGTCGGACGTCTTGCCCCAGCGAAGCTGCACACTGGCATTTTCACCGTTGGCCACGTAAGTGGTGATGGCACCGCCAGAAATGGTCTGGCTGAGGAACTGTGTCTCGTCCTGCGCCTGAACGACTCCGGCACCACCGACAGTGGGGTCAACCGTATAGCCGGTACCCGGAGTGATCAGCGAGCCAGATGTGTCCGTCGTGGTCGGAACAGCCGGAAGGTTGCCTTCGTAGGTGATGGTCGTGGTCGCCTCTGCCGCCATGAAACCTTCTTCGAAGGTCGTCGGCTTGGGCACCGAGCTGACCGGGTTGCCGGTCGCATCGTCAAGCTCAATCACCGCAAGATAGTAACCCGCCTCGTTGACGAAGTAGCCGTCCTGATCGAGTGTGAAGTCACCACGGCGGGTATAGAGCG
This is a stretch of genomic DNA from uncultured Cohaesibacter sp.. It encodes these proteins:
- the flgK gene encoding flagellar hook-associated protein FlgK: MALQTALSIAQSGLRTTNRELEIVASNVTNANTVGYTRKLSNREEIVLNGDVTSVIDTDVRRSLDLVAQKQYWTETAATGYTSTIHDYLQQVDAIFGTPGDGNALDALVNDFASSLQALQTIPDDAASRLEVLHTASVLTQRMNEASETLQELRQDAELAIEASVQELNGYLQDIQTLDKQIQAFSQQGDNPAGLMDQRDQLITKLSELVPVRVEHGKDNSVSISLANGLTVYDQAAVEFEFTANGAVAPQTEWDSDPALSKLGSIYLKSNTGALYDVTNTSDFNSGKIGALLELRDDLLVEAQNQLDNLADGLADAFSKYDVEGTAATSGLQAGFDVDLAALQSGNEVTLSYEDVGTGETHVVTFVRVDSATSLPLGDDVTARNDDTVYGIDFSGGMASVATQIQTALGGAFSVSNPSGSTIQILDDGAANTVNVLALDASVTATGLQDQAGALPFFVDGGQGPGLYTGSVDGQRQQTGFAGRITVNPDLINDQTLLVKYSSGIGDADQTRPEALYDALTNLDLTFGYQTDGSPVTMTVDEYARQFISYQAEQASAAKTRHEGQEIVMNNVQQRFEDGAKVDVDTELANLLELQTAYSANARVMTAVKEMMDALLRI
- a CDS encoding D-sedoheptulose 7-phosphate isomerase, translating into MMRTQVSKKWDRQPGDALEALIGRRVSEHQAVIEMVASVHAETIVRMAKALAECLKGGHCIFWFGNGGSASDSQHLAAEFVGRFVKDRRALSSVALTTDTSILTSVGNDYGFDEVFSRQIEALGRRGDVAVGLSTSGNSDNVIKGINAARLGGMKTMTLLGKGGGMMQDFADITLTIESDVTARIQEAHILVGHLLCELVETELGLVE
- a CDS encoding flagellar hook-basal body complex protein, with the translated sequence MSLYSALTTSVSGLSAQSAAMQNISGNIANTSTVGFKRVDTAFVDLISNYTSNKSAQKSGSVLTNSRQTNTVAGPVGSSDTSTHMSISGDGYFVVYEKVGEIDGQPIFDGTPLYTRRGDFTLDQDGYFVNEAGYYLAVIELDDATGNPVSSVPKPTTFEEGFMAAEATTTITYEGNLPAVPTTTDTSGSLITPGTGYTVDPTVGGAGVVQAQDETQFLSQTISGGAITTYVANGENASVQLRWGKTSDSPDTWNLFYKSDSTATGTATKWVNVGTDYVFDSAGSMTAPTTNVTITAMTVDGIAMGNIILDHGGDGITAYATQTGVANMNLSQDGAAAGEQTSISIDNSGAIVANYSNGKSSSMAEIILASFDGDNYLARESGGAFRATEDSGEAILGATGSIRGSSLESANVDIADEFSKMIVSQQAYSANTRVLTTARDMLSEVMQVIR